In the Leptospira selangorensis genome, one interval contains:
- a CDS encoding DUF342 domain-containing protein — translation MVVSTEQTSGVSDQETSWESVFSLKISSDNLGADLTIRPGMIKGRALSTSIVIEYLHNKDISQDRIIGDNIYGALKQLQASTGRMDFSPISFVVAQGFPPVRGEDGWVKFYHPQAQRVKIGEDGHADYRNIERYIYVKAGEKLATLFEGIPGKPGMDVFGKPIAPPPIRRPKLTIGKNVQEKGLVQENKPLVEYFATCNGAIFSTESSITVSQELQIDSNVGLGTGNINYDGNVLVKGDVEAATSIKTQGNLMVKGNVETSDLVIARDLEVSGGIKGDGKNVIKIGGHLYAKFIENAEIEVDGDVIVEGFILNSKIHSLGNVILNGSSGNLVSSTVSTYMGLTCATLGSQAELDVTVELGFHFRNEKSFQDLTKRLQVAEKEIEKILPKVQQIKQMVQRSRGQIPEDKKEGYRTVFEEYNKQNKFIELVKQKLEVLKSSRFNPGEVQLVVRKGSYKGSIIKYRRQVEKVEKFQSAFMMRFQPGQDKAAMVAIKPQK, via the coding sequence ATGGTTGTGAGTACAGAGCAAACTTCGGGTGTATCAGATCAAGAGACAAGTTGGGAGAGTGTATTCTCTCTTAAGATCAGTTCGGATAATCTGGGCGCCGATCTAACGATTCGTCCCGGGATGATCAAGGGAAGGGCTCTTTCCACTAGCATTGTTATAGAATATCTTCATAATAAGGATATTTCCCAGGATCGTATCATCGGGGATAATATCTACGGCGCATTAAAACAATTACAAGCATCCACAGGCCGGATGGATTTTTCTCCCATTTCTTTCGTGGTGGCCCAAGGTTTTCCTCCTGTAAGAGGTGAGGATGGCTGGGTAAAATTTTATCATCCCCAAGCCCAAAGGGTCAAGATCGGCGAAGATGGTCATGCCGATTATAGAAACATTGAAAGATATATTTATGTGAAAGCAGGGGAGAAACTTGCAACATTATTCGAAGGTATCCCTGGTAAACCGGGAATGGATGTTTTCGGAAAACCGATCGCTCCTCCTCCCATCAGAAGGCCTAAACTTACTATCGGTAAGAATGTCCAAGAGAAGGGTCTGGTCCAAGAGAACAAACCCTTGGTAGAATATTTTGCTACTTGCAACGGCGCTATTTTCTCCACTGAATCTTCTATCACTGTTTCCCAAGAATTGCAGATCGATTCCAACGTAGGACTCGGAACTGGGAATATCAATTATGACGGAAACGTTTTAGTAAAAGGTGATGTGGAAGCAGCTACTTCTATCAAGACCCAAGGGAACTTGATGGTAAAAGGAAATGTGGAGACTTCCGATCTAGTCATCGCTCGCGACTTAGAGGTCAGCGGCGGGATCAAAGGTGATGGAAAGAATGTAATCAAGATCGGCGGACATCTTTACGCTAAGTTCATTGAGAACGCAGAGATAGAAGTAGATGGAGATGTTATTGTCGAAGGTTTTATTCTAAACTCCAAAATCCATTCTCTTGGTAATGTGATCCTGAATGGATCCAGTGGAAACTTAGTATCTTCTACCGTATCTACTTATATGGGATTGACTTGTGCAACTTTAGGTTCTCAGGCAGAGCTGGACGTAACTGTGGAACTTGGATTTCATTTTAGGAACGAGAAAAGTTTCCAAGATCTCACTAAACGTCTTCAAGTTGCGGAGAAGGAAATAGAGAAGATCCTACCTAAGGTGCAACAGATCAAACAGATGGTCCAAAGATCCAGAGGCCAGATCCCGGAAGATAAAAAAGAAGGCTATCGTACGGTCTTCGAGGAATACAATAAGCAGAACAAGTTTATAGAACTGGTGAAACAAAAACTGGAAGTATTGAAGTCTTCCAGATTTAATCCAGGGGAAGTTCAGCTTGTAGTCCGCAAAGGTTCTTATAAGGGAAGTATCATTAAGTATAGAAGACAGGTGGAGAAGGTTGAAAAATTCCAGTCCGCCTTTATGATGCGTTTCCAACCAGGGCAGGACAAGGCCGCCATGGTTGCCATCAAACCTCAAAAATAA
- the mtnA gene encoding S-methyl-5-thioribose-1-phosphate isomerase, translating to MKKENLRPIFWEKEGLKLLDQRQIPGKKEWFTAQNSEDAIFAIKEMVVRGAPAIAITGLFGAVLELKKFSKKPDYQEFQTLLSKILESRPTAVNLRRAFEELSSIFPKEEYDKVSLSELQQKSEEFAIHVFEEDIRNNLALAKNGVGLFPPSPSKLKIITHCNTGALATAGHGTALGVIRSLKEAGHDLTVYADETRPYLQGARLTAWELMEEGIENYLITDSMAGWLMSSQKIDAVIVGVDRVAANGDSANKIGTYPLAVLAKHHGIPFYIAATEKSFDFKITDGSQIPIEMRTQDEVTRLNFLKNEKGEAILSEGVIAPVGVKALNPSFDVTPANLIKAFITEKGIVPPDKIKEFFG from the coding sequence ATGAAAAAAGAGAACTTAAGGCCGATTTTTTGGGAGAAAGAAGGACTTAAACTTTTAGACCAAAGACAAATCCCAGGCAAAAAAGAATGGTTCACCGCTCAAAACTCCGAGGACGCAATTTTCGCCATCAAAGAAATGGTGGTGAGAGGAGCTCCCGCAATCGCCATAACCGGATTATTCGGTGCCGTTTTAGAATTAAAAAAGTTTTCTAAAAAACCGGATTACCAAGAATTCCAAACCTTACTTTCCAAAATCTTGGAATCAAGACCAACTGCGGTAAATCTTCGCAGAGCTTTCGAAGAGCTCTCCTCTATTTTTCCAAAAGAAGAATATGATAAGGTGTCTTTATCGGAACTCCAACAGAAGTCGGAAGAATTCGCAATCCATGTTTTCGAGGAAGATATCAGGAATAATTTAGCTTTAGCCAAGAATGGTGTGGGACTTTTTCCTCCTTCTCCTTCTAAATTAAAAATTATTACCCATTGTAATACGGGTGCACTCGCAACTGCAGGACATGGGACAGCACTTGGTGTGATCCGTTCTCTCAAAGAAGCAGGACATGATCTTACCGTGTATGCGGACGAGACCCGTCCTTACTTACAAGGTGCAAGACTTACAGCTTGGGAATTAATGGAAGAAGGGATCGAAAATTATCTGATCACGGACAGTATGGCCGGCTGGCTCATGTCTTCTCAGAAAATTGACGCAGTCATTGTGGGTGTGGATCGAGTAGCAGCAAATGGTGACTCCGCGAATAAAATAGGAACATATCCTCTGGCAGTTTTAGCAAAACATCATGGTATCCCATTTTATATTGCAGCCACGGAAAAGAGTTTTGATTTTAAGATCACGGACGGCTCTCAGATCCCGATAGAAATGAGAACACAAGACGAGGTCACTCGTTTGAATTTCTTAAAAAATGAAAAGGGAGAAGCAATCCTTTCGGAAGGTGTGATCGCTCCGGTAGGAGTAAAAGCTCTCAATCCTTCTTTTGATGTGACTCCTGCAAATCTAATCAAAGCCTTTATCACGGAGAAAGGAATTGTTCCTCCGGATAAGATCAAAGAGTTTTTTGGCTGA
- a CDS encoding rhomboid family intramembrane serine protease produces MAKRNPTSGPKLFGFSIVHPLNLVLFFNIFVWALLMMEGGRGIITYFFGLNPSFVIEKKMYWQVFTYGFLHVVGGDFFSSLIHIGMNMFGLFTVGFWLCRYIGGWKFLSVYLLSQLGGGLFVLSFSYIGWKTGLVPENSIWDSYHSATVGASGGVFGVLAAFSLMFPEARFVFPPVRAKFAPWVLIGFGFSVDAYYLLQFHSSGVMSQSFFGMMSNSGHLGGAVFGLFSLLGLQKFGGKTRTPIFVKRWERPKENQERVIVRPKNLGDPFETQVRKNRELLSQLYGISDAKEKENILSPIQAENTNLCPPGDYNPDDMFCLRCEWLQNCELRKLKKDHPEL; encoded by the coding sequence ATGGCAAAGAGAAATCCGACCTCAGGTCCGAAGCTTTTCGGATTCTCGATAGTTCATCCACTGAATCTGGTCTTATTCTTCAATATTTTCGTCTGGGCACTTCTTATGATGGAAGGTGGACGAGGAATTATTACTTACTTTTTCGGATTAAACCCAAGCTTCGTCATCGAAAAGAAAATGTATTGGCAGGTATTCACTTATGGATTCCTGCATGTGGTCGGCGGAGATTTTTTCTCTTCTCTCATCCATATTGGGATGAATATGTTCGGACTATTTACGGTAGGTTTCTGGCTTTGTAGATATATTGGCGGCTGGAAATTTTTAAGTGTGTATCTTCTTTCCCAATTAGGCGGGGGACTTTTCGTTTTGTCTTTTTCTTATATAGGTTGGAAGACAGGGCTTGTTCCGGAAAATTCGATTTGGGATAGTTATCATTCTGCCACCGTAGGTGCAAGTGGTGGAGTTTTCGGAGTGCTTGCCGCATTCAGTCTGATGTTTCCTGAAGCGAGATTCGTGTTTCCTCCTGTAAGAGCAAAATTTGCTCCTTGGGTTTTAATCGGTTTTGGATTTTCCGTAGATGCTTACTATCTTCTTCAATTCCATTCTAGTGGAGTCATGTCCCAAAGTTTTTTTGGGATGATGAGTAACTCCGGTCATTTGGGTGGGGCAGTCTTCGGTCTATTCAGTCTTCTTGGCTTACAAAAGTTCGGTGGAAAAACTAGAACCCCAATCTTTGTAAAAAGATGGGAAAGGCCTAAGGAAAATCAGGAAAGGGTAATTGTTCGTCCTAAAAATCTAGGAGATCCTTTTGAGACACAGGTCAGAAAAAACAGAGAACTCTTAAGTCAACTGTATGGAATTTCTGACGCAAAGGAGAAAGAAAATATTCTCTCTCCTATACAAGCTGAGAATACGAATCTATGTCCTCCTGGAGACTACAATCCTGACGATATGTTTTGTCTTCGTTGTGAATGGCTCCAGAACTGCGAATTGAGAAAATTAAAGAAAGATCACCCTGAACTTTGA
- a CDS encoding LIC11177 family protein yields the protein MADKKKTILPDVLMREKLQKIALNEKAKAARIVGSDKVGSEVDPRKEDGPGSKIFKAIDESLSDLRYYFLEGEYGDKIADLFNRNESQFDRLGITPRRFLEFARESFDRFKQLQKKMPLEPMNKKGWEYLERSLLELIGKLNEKFNK from the coding sequence TTGGCGGATAAAAAGAAAACAATTCTCCCCGACGTTCTTATGAGGGAGAAATTACAAAAGATCGCCCTTAACGAAAAAGCAAAAGCAGCCCGGATAGTAGGGTCCGATAAAGTCGGATCTGAAGTTGATCCTAGAAAGGAAGATGGGCCAGGCTCTAAAATTTTTAAGGCTATAGACGAATCGCTCTCTGATCTCAGATATTATTTTCTGGAAGGAGAATACGGGGACAAAATTGCCGATCTATTCAATCGTAATGAAAGTCAATTCGACAGATTGGGAATCACTCCTAGAAGATTTTTAGAATTCGCAAGAGAATCATTCGATCGTTTTAAACAATTACAAAAAAAAATGCCTTTGGAACCAATGAACAAAAAGGGTTGGGAATATCTGGAAAGAAGTTTGTTGGAACTGATCGGAAAACTAAACGAGAAGTTTAATAAGTAG
- a CDS encoding HpcH/HpaI aldolase/citrate lyase family protein: protein MSKLPHPKDALFEGEKPFPIIPACEHFAGSEKLITKALELQNKLGGLFDITMDCEDGAQTGKEKEHAEMIVRIQNSELNKHNMSGVRIHDYTNAFWKQDVDIIVPGAGNKIAYITIPKPTKASQVEEMITYIQGAAKKAGITREIPIHVLIETHGALADVDKIAALPWMQVVDFGLMDFISGHHGAIPASCMKSPGQFDHELLRRAKASCVAAALAHGVIPAHNVTLDLKNQYQTYKDAKRAHDEFGFLRMWSIYPTQIQAILDAMAPDYSEVQTSAAILVKAQDAEWGPIQHDGDLHDRATYRYFWEVLQKAKLTGIAIPEEAAKRFF from the coding sequence ATGTCCAAATTACCACATCCTAAGGATGCATTATTCGAAGGAGAAAAACCTTTCCCTATCATCCCGGCCTGCGAACATTTTGCCGGATCCGAAAAACTGATCACTAAAGCTCTAGAGTTACAAAACAAACTCGGCGGTCTTTTCGACATCACCATGGACTGCGAAGACGGTGCTCAAACCGGAAAAGAAAAAGAACACGCGGAAATGATCGTCCGTATCCAAAACTCCGAACTCAATAAACATAATATGAGCGGTGTTAGGATCCACGATTATACCAACGCTTTCTGGAAACAAGACGTAGACATTATCGTTCCAGGCGCAGGAAACAAAATCGCATACATCACTATTCCTAAACCTACTAAAGCTTCCCAAGTGGAAGAAATGATCACCTATATCCAAGGCGCTGCTAAAAAAGCAGGGATCACTAGAGAGATCCCAATCCACGTTCTGATCGAAACTCACGGAGCGCTTGCTGACGTAGACAAGATCGCTGCTCTTCCTTGGATGCAAGTAGTTGATTTCGGTCTAATGGACTTCATCTCAGGACACCACGGAGCAATCCCTGCTTCTTGTATGAAAAGCCCGGGACAATTCGATCACGAATTATTAAGAAGAGCAAAAGCTTCCTGTGTTGCTGCTGCTTTAGCTCATGGAGTAATCCCAGCTCATAACGTTACTTTGGACCTGAAAAACCAATACCAAACTTATAAAGATGCTAAGAGAGCTCATGACGAGTTCGGATTCCTTCGTATGTGGTCCATCTATCCAACTCAGATCCAAGCGATCTTAGATGCGATGGCCCCAGACTATAGCGAAGTCCAAACTTCCGCTGCAATCCTTGTTAAAGCACAAGATGCAGAATGGGGACCGATCCAACACGATGGAGATCTTCATGACAGAGCAACTTACCGTTACTTCTGGGAAGTTCTTCAAAAAGCAAAACTTACCGGTATTGCAATTCCAGAGGAAGCAGCGAAAAGATTCTTCTAA
- a CDS encoding ornithine carbamoyltransferase, whose amino-acid sequence MESPKIKHLISWQDWSDAEVLDLLQFAVHVKNHRANYLGHMTGRTLAMLFQKTSTRTRVSFEVAMTEMGGHAIYLDWMTSNFLLSDIDLEAEYLSRNVSVIMARMRKHEELLQLKSGSQVPVINGCCNKFHPCQSLADILTIVMDNPKPIKELKLTYIGVHNNVVNSLIGITSALGIELTLLTPIAETENIDQDTVERAKKKGTVQWETDLIRSVKNADYIYTDTWVDMEFFNDPAFADKKKERMNLMMPFQINEALLKETKAKVMHDMPIHSGYEITREVVRSPRSIIFQQAENRLDAQKAVILQLLEA is encoded by the coding sequence ATGGAAAGCCCTAAAATCAAACATCTTATCTCCTGGCAGGATTGGTCGGACGCAGAAGTCCTGGACCTTCTACAATTTGCTGTCCATGTGAAAAATCATAGGGCCAATTATCTGGGACATATGACCGGTAGGACTCTTGCTATGCTCTTCCAAAAGACGAGCACTCGTACCAGAGTTTCTTTTGAAGTGGCAATGACTGAGATGGGAGGACATGCAATCTATTTGGATTGGATGACTTCTAACTTTCTTCTTTCGGATATCGATCTGGAAGCGGAATATCTTTCCAGAAACGTTTCAGTTATCATGGCTCGGATGAGAAAACATGAGGAACTTTTACAGTTAAAGTCAGGTTCTCAGGTCCCGGTTATCAATGGATGTTGTAATAAATTCCACCCTTGTCAATCTCTCGCAGATATTTTGACGATCGTGATGGACAATCCTAAACCTATTAAGGAATTGAAACTCACCTATATCGGTGTCCATAATAACGTAGTAAATTCTCTTATAGGTATCACTTCCGCATTAGGTATAGAACTTACTCTTCTTACCCCGATTGCAGAAACTGAAAACATTGATCAGGACACTGTGGAAAGGGCTAAGAAGAAGGGCACAGTCCAATGGGAGACTGACCTTATCCGCTCCGTGAAAAATGCGGATTATATTTATACTGATACCTGGGTAGACATGGAGTTCTTCAATGATCCTGCTTTCGCGGATAAGAAGAAGGAACGTATGAACCTAATGATGCCTTTTCAGATCAACGAGGCATTACTCAAAGAGACTAAAGCAAAGGTCATGCACGATATGCCTATCCACTCCGGATACGAAATTACTAGAGAAGTAGTCAGAAGCCCAAGATCCATTATCTTCCAACAGGCAGAGAACCGCTTGGATGCACAGAAAGCGGTCATCCTACAACTCCTAGAAGCTTAA
- a CDS encoding peptide chain release factor 3, whose protein sequence is MSETVAGQNIVEEETKRRRTFAIIAHPDAGKTTLTEKLLLYGGAIQLAGAVKARKNRKAATSDWMEMEKEKGISITSAALQFEYKNHVLNLLDTPGHEDFSEDTYRTLIAADTAVMVLDAGRGVEPQTIKLFKVCRDRGIPIVTFVNKMDRPTKKMFELLDEIEKVLGITAIPMVWPIGTGVDFSGVYNRVDKKIYTYDKTPGGSQKSAFQSSGIEDTNLDSMFEDWVLKQFREEVELVEEGIAAFSLDEFLDSKITPVFFGSAVNNFGIQLFLDHFLKIAPPPLYFPLKNGDRLDPITTPFSGFVFKVQANMNKAHRDRIAFLRVCSGKFERGLNVNHGRLGKAVKLSSSFAFFGQDRNTVDEAYPGDIIGLVNPGTYSIGDILASGKVPDLKPLPVFAPEIFATLSCVETGALKSFRKGIEQLAEEGILHLFTSQIVGGGLPVIGAMGQLQFEVFRRRLQDEYSAPTNINILPYQVSSWLLEEDIPKVPQGSNLVTDSLGRAALLFDSEWEKGYFQKKNPEIRLLDYPTQDVSELNQEY, encoded by the coding sequence GTGTCGGAAACCGTTGCAGGCCAGAATATAGTAGAAGAGGAAACTAAACGTAGGAGAACCTTCGCAATCATAGCCCATCCGGATGCGGGTAAGACCACCCTGACCGAAAAACTTCTACTGTACGGAGGCGCTATCCAACTTGCCGGTGCTGTAAAGGCTCGTAAAAATCGTAAGGCTGCCACCTCCGATTGGATGGAGATGGAAAAAGAGAAGGGTATCTCGATCACTTCTGCCGCTCTACAATTCGAATATAAAAATCATGTATTAAATTTATTAGATACTCCTGGTCACGAAGACTTCTCCGAAGATACATACCGTACATTAATCGCAGCGGATACCGCAGTGATGGTGTTAGATGCCGGTAGGGGAGTCGAGCCCCAAACGATTAAATTATTTAAAGTATGTAGGGACCGCGGGATCCCGATCGTTACATTCGTAAACAAGATGGACCGCCCGACCAAAAAGATGTTCGAGCTCTTGGATGAGATCGAAAAAGTTTTAGGTATCACTGCGATCCCAATGGTATGGCCGATCGGAACTGGAGTGGATTTTAGCGGAGTTTATAATCGTGTGGATAAAAAAATCTATACATACGATAAAACCCCAGGTGGTTCCCAAAAGTCTGCATTCCAGAGTTCTGGTATAGAAGATACAAATCTGGACTCTATGTTCGAGGATTGGGTCTTAAAACAATTTAGGGAAGAAGTAGAACTTGTAGAAGAAGGGATCGCTGCATTCTCTTTAGATGAATTTTTAGATTCTAAGATCACTCCAGTGTTTTTCGGGTCCGCAGTGAATAACTTCGGGATTCAATTATTTTTGGATCATTTTTTAAAGATCGCTCCTCCTCCTTTGTATTTTCCGTTAAAGAATGGAGATCGTTTAGATCCGATTACCACTCCTTTTAGCGGATTCGTGTTCAAGGTGCAAGCCAATATGAACAAGGCTCATAGAGATAGGATTGCTTTTTTGCGAGTATGCTCGGGCAAATTCGAAAGAGGTCTTAACGTGAATCATGGAAGATTAGGAAAAGCTGTAAAACTTTCTTCTTCTTTTGCATTCTTTGGACAGGATAGAAACACTGTTGATGAGGCTTATCCTGGAGATATTATAGGTCTTGTAAACCCGGGCACTTATTCTATCGGAGATATATTAGCGAGCGGCAAGGTTCCTGATCTAAAACCTCTTCCTGTATTCGCTCCTGAAATTTTTGCTACTCTTTCCTGTGTGGAAACAGGAGCTCTTAAAAGTTTCAGAAAGGGAATCGAACAATTGGCTGAAGAAGGTATTCTTCACTTATTCACTTCTCAAATTGTGGGTGGAGGATTGCCTGTGATCGGTGCGATGGGCCAGTTGCAGTTCGAGGTGTTTAGAAGAAGGCTCCAAGACGAATATTCCGCACCTACGAATATTAATATTCTTCCATACCAAGTCTCTTCCTGGTTGCTTGAAGAAGATATCCCTAAGGTTCCCCAAGGCTCTAATCTTGTGACTGATAGTCTTGGAAGAGCGGCACTTCTATTCGATTCTGAATGGGAGAAGGGTTATTTCCAAAAGAAAAATCCTGAGATCAGGTTATTGGATTATCCTACACAAGATGTTTCTGAACTGAATCAGGAATATTAA
- a CDS encoding CsgG/HfaB family protein, producing MRRVPILIFLSAILISFYGNCRSLPSYDVQLSLGKSPSKLKTSKYVVFPFEFAEGLELTDSQENSQKIVSGRNREKAEKALFQAGFTVLERGKLDKLINEITLSKTGITESEGLNLGKIVNANSAVFGKITNYSVARRRLRKHFVAEIILKGVDIETGQILWESTLKGHAPFTNGQQTFLDTENRLYEKFVKKLQENAGNQ from the coding sequence ATGCGACGAGTTCCGATCTTAATTTTTCTTTCTGCGATACTTATTTCTTTCTACGGTAATTGTAGAAGTCTTCCTTCTTACGATGTACAGCTAAGTTTAGGCAAAAGTCCTTCTAAATTGAAAACTTCCAAATACGTTGTATTTCCTTTCGAATTTGCAGAAGGTTTGGAGTTAACCGACTCTCAGGAAAATTCCCAGAAGATCGTTTCAGGAAGAAATAGGGAGAAGGCCGAGAAGGCATTATTCCAAGCCGGATTTACTGTTTTAGAAAGAGGTAAACTGGATAAATTGATAAACGAAATTACCTTGAGCAAGACCGGTATCACCGAATCCGAAGGTTTGAATTTAGGGAAAATAGTGAACGCAAACTCTGCGGTATTCGGAAAGATCACCAATTATTCCGTTGCAAGGCGCAGGCTTCGTAAACATTTCGTGGCTGAAATTATCCTCAAAGGGGTGGATATTGAAACAGGGCAGATACTTTGGGAATCCACTTTGAAGGGTCACGCTCCCTTTACCAATGGGCAACAAACCTTCTTAGATACTGAAAATCGGCTCTATGAGAAGTTTGTGAAAAAATTGCAGGAAAATGCGGGCAATCAATAG
- a CDS encoding (Fe-S)-binding protein — protein MAISQIAFHVIFTALFIVANVVFVRAVLYRLNLVFNARKANGTENFLEHKNWGFRIKSFVLNVILQKKNFKEPLRGIMHAFVFYGFVTYLLHTTSQFISGVFGYALDDPYKFTLVGSLFGETANHYYEAALQVVSILVLVGLGFFAWRRWIQKAKGLDVHSPASAIVIGMISILMISTLLGEGARAVGAEYANPFHDAAPIAAGIGAFWEAIGVEYSSADLVFQIMWWTHILSVFAFMLYVPTSKHAHLIFAPFNYFLQSDTPKGALSKLNLEDETAVWGVTRTEDFPWPNLLDGLSCIECGRCQVQCPANRTGKVLNPKAIIVELKHALMDKMPEVVKIRETNPEGAADAVAALDTSVIGKYEGLSEEALWGCTTCYACVEACPVGNNQVNAIMEMRRHLVLVDSNFPAELQGAFVNMENNSNPWGVAAHSRADWAEGLGVKTMAEDSNVDVLYWVGCAGAFDDRNKRIAQSFVKIMQKADVKFGILGTEEGCSGDSARRGGNEYLYQTLAQSNVDTMNGYNVKKVVTACPHCYNTIKNEYPQFGGNFEVIHHSEFINELSKEGKIDVGVAEDANAGKYTYHDSCYIGRYNDNYENPRDLVKKVSGGKLAEASDHHSKGLCCGAGGAQMWMEEHGERVNVKRSNQLLDTGATTIATACPFCITMITDGVKQEGKIEEVKVKDIAELVAENLK, from the coding sequence ATGGCTATTTCTCAAATCGCCTTCCACGTGATCTTCACGGCTCTATTTATAGTAGCAAATGTTGTATTCGTTCGTGCCGTTCTCTACAGATTGAATCTTGTATTTAATGCTAGAAAGGCAAACGGAACCGAAAACTTCCTGGAACATAAAAACTGGGGATTCCGGATCAAAAGTTTCGTATTAAACGTAATCTTACAAAAAAAGAACTTCAAAGAACCATTACGCGGTATCATGCACGCATTCGTATTTTACGGATTCGTTACTTACTTACTGCATACTACCAGCCAGTTTATCTCCGGTGTATTTGGATATGCGTTGGATGATCCTTACAAATTCACCTTAGTTGGAAGCTTATTCGGAGAAACTGCAAACCATTATTACGAAGCTGCTCTTCAAGTAGTTTCCATTTTGGTATTAGTAGGACTTGGATTCTTTGCATGGAGACGTTGGATCCAAAAAGCAAAAGGATTAGATGTTCATTCTCCTGCTTCCGCAATCGTAATCGGAATGATCTCCATACTCATGATCTCTACCCTATTGGGAGAAGGTGCAAGAGCAGTTGGAGCAGAATACGCAAACCCGTTCCATGATGCGGCTCCAATCGCTGCAGGTATCGGAGCTTTCTGGGAAGCGATCGGTGTAGAATATTCTTCCGCTGATCTTGTTTTCCAAATCATGTGGTGGACACATATTCTTTCCGTGTTCGCGTTCATGTTGTATGTTCCAACATCCAAACACGCACACTTGATCTTTGCGCCATTTAACTATTTCTTACAATCAGATACTCCTAAAGGTGCTCTTTCTAAATTAAATTTAGAAGATGAGACTGCTGTTTGGGGTGTTACAAGAACTGAAGATTTCCCTTGGCCAAACCTTTTGGACGGACTTTCTTGTATCGAGTGTGGTCGTTGCCAAGTGCAATGTCCTGCGAACCGTACAGGTAAAGTCCTGAATCCTAAAGCGATCATCGTGGAATTAAAACACGCGCTTATGGATAAAATGCCGGAAGTTGTAAAGATCAGAGAAACAAATCCGGAAGGAGCTGCAGACGCAGTTGCCGCATTAGACACTTCTGTGATCGGAAAATACGAAGGTCTTTCCGAAGAAGCTCTTTGGGGATGTACTACTTGTTACGCTTGCGTAGAAGCTTGTCCTGTTGGAAACAACCAAGTGAACGCGATCATGGAAATGAGAAGACACTTAGTACTTGTTGATTCTAACTTCCCTGCTGAATTACAAGGTGCATTCGTAAACATGGAAAACAACTCCAACCCTTGGGGAGTTGCTGCACACTCCAGAGCGGATTGGGCAGAAGGTCTTGGCGTTAAAACCATGGCGGAAGATTCCAATGTGGATGTTCTATACTGGGTTGGTTGCGCTGGAGCTTTTGACGATCGTAACAAAAGGATCGCTCAATCCTTCGTTAAGATTATGCAAAAAGCGGATGTTAAGTTCGGTATCTTAGGAACTGAAGAAGGATGTTCCGGAGATTCCGCACGTAGAGGTGGTAACGAATATCTCTACCAAACATTAGCACAATCTAATGTGGACACAATGAACGGATACAACGTGAAAAAGGTTGTAACCGCTTGTCCTCACTGCTATAACACAATCAAAAATGAATATCCTCAGTTCGGCGGAAACTTCGAAGTGATCCACCACTCCGAGTTCATCAACGAACTTTCTAAAGAAGGAAAGATCGACGTAGGCGTCGCAGAAGATGCAAATGCTGGAAAGTATACCTACCACGACTCCTGCTATATCGGAAGATATAACGACAACTACGAGAACCCAAGAGACCTGGTCAAAAAGGTTTCCGGTGGAAAACTTGCAGAAGCTTCTGACCACCACTCCAAAGGACTTTGCTGCGGTGCAGGTGGAGCTCAGATGTGGATGGAAGAGCATGGCGAGAGGGTCAACGTTAAGAGATCCAATCAGCTTCTGGATACCGGAGCGACTACGATCGCAACCGCCTGTCCTTTCTGTATCACTATGATCACAGACGGGGTAAAACAAGAAGGAAAGATCGAAGAAGTAAAAGTAAAAGATATCGCGGAATTAGTCGCAGAAAACTTGAAATAA